The Halotia branconii CENA392 region ATCGTCAGGGTGCAAAAGGGCAAATTGTACCAGTCATCAAAGGGACAGGAATTAGAGTGCAGACTGTGGCGATCGCTTTCCAAAAATGGGGTATGAATCCAAGTCAGATTGCTAATGAGTATGAGCTTACTGAAGTGCAGGTAAAAGAAGCTCTGAGTTTTTATGCAGTAAATAAAGTGCAGATTGACACGGCGATCGCTTTTGAGCAATCCTTAGAACTTGCCAATGGTGAAACTTAAGCTTCATCTGGATGCAGATACCTCAAGTAAATCCCTGCATTCAGCATTGGTGGCTAAAGGGCATGATGTCACTCGTACACCAAATGACTGGATGTCCTTGGATGCTAATGATGAAACTCAATTATTACGCTCAACTGCTCAGAGCAGATGCATCTTTACTTTTAACGTGAGAGACTTTATTGTTCTAGCACAACAGTATCCTCAACATAGCGGGATTATCCTTGCTGCTCAGAATAGTTGGTCACTTTCAGATTTGATTGCGGCATTAAATGGCCTGTTATCTGAGGCAAAAGCAGCAGATTGGGTTGGTCAGATAGATTGGCTCAATCGGTGGCGAAAGTAGTTATTAAATCAGATTTATTTGAGTTATAATTTTCCTCGGAATGCACAATTTGGAAACTTAGATCAAATTAATTTACCAGCATTGGTCATCTATAATATTTTCTCAATTTTGTTTTATTAAGTTTAATAAATATTAAGTGCATTTTCATAGAGTGTTAGTACCGGGAGCAATATGAAAATAAAAATCTGGCCAATAGCTTTAACACTCTTTTTATGTTTCGGTTATATAGTTTCTCAGGTGAAAGCAGCTAAACCTATAAAGAACAACGGTATGGATGAGCAATTTAGAAATGAAGCAACGAAGCAGTTTACTCGCCCTTGGTCTGCAAGGCGAGGTATTGAATCGATTGATCGCAATGCTGAAGTTATACTTGTGAAAGTACCGTTAGATCAGCTATCCAATGCTCTTGCTAAAAAATCTATAGAATCCCGATATGATGTGATGGGAAAAGAGATCGAAGCGTCAGGTACTTTTGTATTTGCATATCAATTAGTTGGACATCCTTGGTCGATTATAGTTTCTGACACAATGCATTTGCAATCAACCGAATTAGCCCAGCTTTCAAAACAATTAGAAAAACCAGTTATCAAGCTGAATGTAAGTGACACTAGCGGTACAATTGGCTACGATTTATTTGAAGATGGAAGACTTGTTGAATACTTTCAGGGAGAAGAAGGTGAGTTAGCTGATGATGCTAACGAACATGGAATCCAGCCGCAACGGTATCTATTATCTCCATACCCAGATGATGAACCCGAAACTCAACAAACGGCATATTTTTGGTCACTTCGTCGTCAATTAATAGCTAAAGAAATTGGCAATATTTGGAGTTTTACAAATCAATTTTTGATTGAGTATGATGCCTTTGATCCTGCCATTGACTCTAGCTATCTACTAGGAGAATCTTCTTTAAGACGTGGCGATCGCTATCAAGTTCAAAATCAAGGTTTCACTTTAGTTTTAGGTTATGGGCAAAAAATTACGTCTGTACCTGATTTAGTCAGGGTCGATTACTTCAAATTGGGAAATTAATTCAGTTACCTTTGATAAACTATGCAGAAACCAAACGGCGTAAAGATTCAGCCCGACGTTTGGCTGTAGTATTATTAGGAGCAAATTTTAATGCTTCTTCGTAAGCTTGTAATGCCTGAGTAGTTAATTTTTTTCGTTCATAAGCATGTCCCAAATTATTTAAGGCTGTCACATAATCGGGTTTACGTTTTAAGGCCTCTTTGTATTGACGAATTGCTAAATCATATTGCTCTTGAGCAAAATAAACATAACCTAGTCCGTTGAAAATAGGAGCGCTATCTTCTTCTTGTTCTTCTTCAGCGGCTTTAATCGCTTTTTGAAACAGCGCGATCGCCTGAGAAAAAACCTTTTTTTCTGAATAAATACTCGCTAATTCGTAATATTCTTGAGCCGTACCCTTTTCTTTTTCCAATTTTTTTCGCAACCGTGACATTGCATTTTCACGCTTACGAGTTTTAAAAATCTGGCGAAAAATACTCACAACTGCAAATGCAAGTATACCTACAAAAATTGAGAGGTAAACAACGGCTAGATTATTATCCATTATTTTGAAATATAAATACTAAAAGTTACTTAAGGCAAACCCCAATACTTAGCACGTTCTTTTAGCCAACCTTTTGCTGTGTAAAGCGCGATCGCTTCATTAATCTGTCGTCTTAAATCATCGTACTGCAATCCCTTGGGCATGACTACAGATAACGGTGCAGTTGATAGCTTCGTTGGCAAAAGTCGATATTGGGGATATTGTTGCACCCAACCGCTAAGAACGCTAGTATCTGCGGCAAAGGCTGTTACCGCATTGCTTTCTATTTGTTGTCGCGCTTCTTCATAAGAATTAACACCAACTAACTCAGCATTAGGAACATAATACCGAACTTCGGCAATGGTACTAGAGTGATTGAGTACGGCAACTTTCCGTTTTGCCAAATCACTAAACTTCTGCACAGAGGCATCTTTTGTAATTAAGACAGTACCATCGAAGTAATAAGGTACACTGAAACTTACCAAACGAGCGCGTGATTCAGTTGCTGTAACTCTAGCGATCGCCAAATCAACTTTATCATCTAAAACTACAGACAGGCGATCGCGGTTTA contains the following coding sequences:
- a CDS encoding DUF5615 family PIN-like protein — translated: MVKLKLHLDADTSSKSLHSALVAKGHDVTRTPNDWMSLDANDETQLLRSTAQSRCIFTFNVRDFIVLAQQYPQHSGIILAAQNSWSLSDLIAALNGLLSEAKAADWVGQIDWLNRWRK
- a CDS encoding tetratricopeptide repeat protein produces the protein MDNNLAVVYLSIFVGILAFAVVSIFRQIFKTRKRENAMSRLRKKLEKEKGTAQEYYELASIYSEKKVFSQAIALFQKAIKAAEEEQEEDSAPIFNGLGYVYFAQEQYDLAIRQYKEALKRKPDYVTALNNLGHAYERKKLTTQALQAYEEALKFAPNNTTAKRRAESLRRLVSA
- a CDS encoding DUF433 domain-containing protein, producing the protein MTIYALNLPDQLKHEIEQLAQSQGISLDQFILWAVTEKVSTLKASFLQIAYRQGAKGQIVPVIKGTGIRVQTVAIAFQKWGMNPSQIANEYELTEVQVKEALSFYAVNKVQIDTAIAFEQSLELANGET
- a CDS encoding transporter substrate-binding domain-containing protein gives rise to the protein MKAEVYSTDRSEDKLPREANCLEKKNTYMRQKFFFSSFILYSNLRQFAPKACTYLTLILSATIFCYSFLGIGLTASAATMPEIQRRGYLKIAVKDNLRPLAFKDANGNLQGLEIDIAKRLTEELLDKDNAVKLQPVINRDRLSVVLDDKVDLAIARVTATESRARLVSFSVPYYFDGTVLITKDASVQKFSDLAKRKVAVLNHSSTIAEVRYYVPNAELVGVNSYEEARQQIESNAVTAFAADTSVLSGWVQQYPQYRLLPTKLSTAPLSVVMPKGLQYDDLRRQINEAIALYTAKGWLKERAKYWGLP